Proteins found in one Holophagales bacterium genomic segment:
- the xseA gene encoding exodeoxyribonuclease VII large subunit, whose product MSFRYRVPRRPLAGSTEPTLPFGDGPPGASAITVSLFVARLNGVLRASLPDTWVKGEIGDWRIWSSGHAYFTLKDASAALPAVMWSSDVARVPFRPEEGMEVLARGRPDVYARSGKLSFVVSEIQPVGAGALQLAFEQLKARLAAEGLFDPSRKRKLPLLPRRIGVVTSRHGAAVRDVLKVLSARFPNAHVTVWPVAVQGAAAPDEIARAVEGFSRHSAADVVIVARGGGSRDDLSAFNDERVVRAVAASRIPTISAVGHEIDVTLTDLAADLRAATPSQAAELVVARRDDFEGRIEGLGRELTRTLKGRLLAAHADAARLLNAPALAGFPARAASLSARASSAARELLSAVRRLPAAYRERLLRAEGAVAAWPSRAALPLGLARTAAAERAASERLERRLGASRERLGALAASLSALDPLRVLARGYSVTYVEGATAPLVDAEGVAPGDALRIVLARGTVRARVTDISKDGA is encoded by the coding sequence ATGTCGTTCCGCTACAGGGTGCCGCGGCGACCGCTGGCCGGTTCCACGGAGCCGACCCTCCCGTTTGGCGACGGACCTCCAGGGGCGTCGGCGATCACGGTCTCGCTCTTCGTGGCGAGGCTCAACGGCGTCCTGCGTGCCTCGCTCCCCGACACGTGGGTGAAGGGTGAGATCGGGGATTGGCGGATCTGGTCGTCGGGGCACGCCTACTTCACGCTCAAGGACGCCTCGGCCGCGCTACCGGCCGTGATGTGGTCGTCGGACGTCGCACGGGTTCCGTTCCGCCCCGAAGAGGGGATGGAGGTCCTGGCCCGGGGACGGCCCGACGTCTACGCCCGCAGCGGCAAGCTCTCCTTCGTCGTTTCCGAGATCCAGCCCGTCGGGGCCGGCGCGCTGCAGCTCGCCTTCGAGCAGCTGAAGGCGAGGCTCGCTGCGGAGGGGCTGTTCGATCCGTCCCGGAAGCGGAAGCTTCCCCTCCTCCCGCGCCGGATCGGGGTCGTGACGTCGCGGCACGGCGCCGCCGTGCGCGACGTCCTGAAGGTCCTGTCGGCGCGCTTTCCGAACGCGCACGTGACGGTCTGGCCGGTGGCGGTTCAGGGCGCCGCGGCCCCGGACGAGATCGCGCGCGCCGTCGAGGGGTTCTCGCGCCACTCGGCCGCGGACGTCGTCATCGTGGCGCGCGGGGGCGGGTCGCGCGACGACCTGTCGGCCTTCAACGACGAGAGGGTCGTCCGCGCCGTGGCGGCCAGCCGCATTCCGACGATCTCGGCCGTCGGCCACGAGATCGACGTGACGCTGACCGACCTCGCGGCCGACCTGCGCGCCGCCACGCCGTCGCAGGCGGCCGAGCTCGTCGTAGCCCGCCGGGACGACTTCGAGGGCCGAATCGAGGGCCTCGGGCGCGAGCTGACGCGGACCCTGAAGGGCCGCCTCCTGGCGGCCCACGCCGACGCGGCCCGCCTGCTGAACGCCCCTGCGCTCGCCGGCTTCCCGGCGCGGGCGGCGTCGCTCTCCGCGCGGGCGTCCTCGGCGGCCCGGGAGCTCCTCTCGGCAGTCCGGCGCCTGCCGGCGGCATACCGCGAGCGCCTCCTGCGGGCCGAAGGGGCGGTGGCGGCATGGCCGTCCCGGGCCGCCCTGCCTCTCGGTCTCGCGCGCACGGCGGCGGCCGAGCGGGCGGCGTCGGAGCGGCTGGAGCGGCGTCTCGGCGCCTCGCGCGAGCGGCTCGGAGCGCTCGCCGCCTCGCTCTCGGCGCTCGACCCGCTCCGCGTGCTGGCACGAGGCTACTCTGTGACGTACGTCGAGGGGGCGACGGCTCCCCTCGTCGACGCGGAAGGCGTCGCACCGGGCGACGCCCTCCGGATCGTCCTGGCGCGCGGGACCGTGAGAGCGCGCGTGACGGACATTTCGAAGGACGGTGCGTGA
- a CDS encoding TlyA family RNA methyltransferase, which produces MAAPKTRLDVLLVARGLAESRTRAEALVLAGRVKVKGVERPKPGTSVGPDVLIEIQGPEHPWVSRGGVKLAAGLDAFGVDPAGRCCLDIGASTGGFTDVLLSRGAARVFAIDVGHGQLHARLRNDPRVVLREGVNARLLSRADVPEACSLLVADVSFISLRLILPAAVPLLSTGADSVLLVKPQFESERGEVGRGGIVRDAEVRRRALERVVASAEALGLAHRGTIESPITGADGNVELLAAFLLGGQSAASG; this is translated from the coding sequence ATGGCCGCGCCGAAGACGCGCCTCGACGTGCTCCTGGTCGCCCGGGGGCTGGCCGAGTCGAGGACGAGGGCCGAGGCGCTCGTCCTGGCGGGGCGCGTGAAGGTGAAGGGGGTCGAGCGGCCGAAGCCCGGGACGTCCGTCGGTCCCGACGTCCTGATCGAGATCCAGGGGCCGGAGCATCCCTGGGTCTCTCGCGGCGGGGTCAAGCTCGCGGCAGGGCTCGACGCATTCGGTGTCGACCCTGCGGGTCGATGCTGTCTGGATATCGGCGCGTCCACGGGAGGCTTCACGGACGTTCTCCTCTCGCGGGGGGCGGCGCGGGTCTTCGCGATCGACGTCGGGCACGGCCAGCTCCACGCCAGGCTCAGGAACGACCCGCGCGTCGTTCTGCGCGAAGGGGTCAACGCGCGGCTCCTCTCTCGCGCGGACGTGCCGGAGGCCTGCTCGCTCCTCGTGGCCGACGTGTCGTTCATCTCGCTTCGGCTGATCCTGCCCGCGGCAGTCCCCCTCCTCTCCACGGGCGCCGACTCCGTTCTCCTCGTCAAGCCGCAGTTCGAATCGGAGCGCGGCGAGGTCGGCAGGGGAGGAATCGTCCGTGACGCCGAGGTCCGCCGCCGCGCGCTGGAGCGCGTCGTCGCTTCGGCCGAAGCGCTCGGGCTGGCCCACCGCGGGACGATCGAGTCGCCGATCACCGGCGCCGATGGCAACGTCGAGCTCCTCGCGGCGTTCCTCCTCGGCGGTCAGAGCGCCGCCAGCGGCTAG
- a CDS encoding 1-deoxy-D-xylulose-5-phosphate synthase: MTSRPTPLLDRVLWPRDLKILTLEELATLSDELRSFLINSVSKTGGHFASGLGMVELTVALHHVFDTPRDLLVWDVSHQCYPHKVLTGRRDRLHTIRQKGGLSGFTSRAESEYDVFGAAHASTSISAALGMAAARDAKGDDYDVVAIIGDGGLTGGVAMEGLNQGGYLKRRLIVILNDNEMSIAPNVGAMSGYLLRIARGQIYNRVRGEVASVLKKLPKGERLAEMAEHLEDGLKKALVPGTLFEELGFKYVGPIDGHNIPVLVRTLREAKEYDGPLLIHVRTTKGKGYALAEQDPVFWHGPSPFKVETGEIAKKAAPPSYTTVFADTLSDLAAKDERIVAITAAMPDGTGLDRFAKKFPDRTFDVGICEQHAVLFAAGMATQGMKPVCAIYSTFLQRAYDQIFHDVCLMDLPVVFALDRGGVVGSDGPTHHGAYDLSYLRIFPNMMVAAPKDENELRQLVATAFTTGHPTAVRYPRGAGYGVALDAEPRILPVGKGEVLRVGKDGVVVAIGDPVLPSLGAAERLSAEGGASLTVINARWVKPLDTELLAQFVKNGTTVFTVEENAIAGGFGSAVSEALDALGIVAPVHRIGIPDRFIPHATQAEQRAEMGIDEEGLLGTFRAKTAGGGVVPIRTRAAS; the protein is encoded by the coding sequence ATGACCAGCCGTCCGACCCCGCTCCTCGACCGGGTCCTCTGGCCCCGGGACCTGAAGATCCTGACCCTCGAGGAGCTGGCGACGCTCTCCGACGAGCTTCGCTCCTTCCTGATCAACTCGGTGTCGAAGACGGGAGGCCATTTCGCCTCGGGCCTCGGTATGGTCGAGCTGACGGTCGCCCTCCACCACGTCTTCGACACCCCCAGGGACCTCCTGGTGTGGGACGTCAGCCACCAGTGCTACCCGCACAAGGTCCTGACGGGGCGCCGGGACCGGCTCCACACGATCCGGCAGAAGGGCGGGCTCTCGGGCTTCACCAGCCGGGCGGAGTCGGAGTACGACGTCTTCGGGGCGGCTCACGCCTCGACGTCGATCTCCGCCGCCCTGGGGATGGCCGCGGCGCGGGACGCCAAGGGGGACGACTACGACGTCGTCGCGATCATCGGCGACGGCGGCCTGACCGGTGGCGTCGCGATGGAAGGGCTGAACCAGGGCGGCTACCTGAAGCGCCGGCTCATCGTCATCCTGAACGACAACGAGATGTCGATCGCCCCGAACGTCGGGGCGATGTCGGGCTACCTCCTCCGGATCGCGCGCGGGCAGATCTACAACAGGGTGCGCGGAGAGGTGGCCAGCGTCCTGAAGAAGCTCCCGAAGGGGGAGCGCCTCGCCGAGATGGCCGAACACCTCGAGGACGGCCTGAAGAAGGCCCTCGTCCCCGGCACCCTGTTCGAGGAGCTGGGGTTCAAGTACGTCGGACCCATCGACGGCCACAACATCCCCGTGCTCGTGAGGACCCTCCGCGAAGCGAAGGAGTACGACGGCCCCCTCCTGATCCACGTCCGGACCACGAAGGGGAAGGGATACGCCCTCGCCGAGCAGGACCCGGTCTTCTGGCACGGGCCCTCGCCGTTCAAGGTGGAGACGGGCGAGATCGCGAAGAAGGCCGCACCGCCGAGCTACACCACGGTATTCGCCGACACGCTCTCCGATCTCGCGGCGAAGGACGAGCGGATCGTGGCGATCACGGCGGCGATGCCGGACGGCACCGGCCTCGACCGCTTCGCGAAGAAGTTCCCGGACCGGACGTTCGACGTCGGCATCTGCGAGCAGCACGCCGTTCTCTTCGCCGCCGGCATGGCGACGCAGGGGATGAAGCCCGTCTGCGCGATCTACTCGACGTTCCTGCAGCGCGCCTACGACCAGATCTTCCACGACGTCTGCCTGATGGACCTGCCGGTGGTCTTCGCCCTCGACCGGGGCGGCGTCGTCGGGTCCGACGGGCCGACCCACCACGGGGCCTACGACCTCTCGTACCTGCGCATCTTCCCGAACATGATGGTCGCAGCGCCGAAGGACGAGAACGAGCTGCGGCAGCTCGTCGCGACGGCCTTCACGACCGGCCACCCCACCGCCGTCCGGTATCCGCGCGGCGCGGGTTACGGCGTCGCGCTCGACGCCGAGCCGAGGATCCTCCCCGTCGGAAAGGGAGAGGTCCTGCGCGTCGGAAAGGACGGCGTCGTCGTGGCGATCGGCGACCCGGTCCTCCCGTCCCTCGGTGCGGCCGAGCGGCTTTCGGCGGAGGGGGGAGCGTCGCTCACCGTGATCAACGCCCGTTGGGTGAAGCCCCTCGACACCGAGCTGCTGGCGCAGTTCGTCAAGAACGGAACGACGGTCTTCACCGTGGAGGAAAACGCCATCGCCGGCGGGTTCGGTTCCGCCGTCTCCGAGGCGCTCGACGCCCTCGGCATCGTGGCGCCGGTCCACCGGATCGGGATCCCCGACCGGTTCATCCCGCACGCCACTCAGGCCGAGCAGCGGGCCGAGATGGGGATCGACGAGGAGGGCCTCCTCGGGACCTTCCGGGCGAAGACCGCCGGCGGCGGCGTCGTCCCGATCCGTACGCGCGCCGCGAGCTGA
- a CDS encoding alcohol dehydrogenase catalytic domain-containing protein, whose protein sequence is MIPSRMKAALARAPGRIEIVEMETPRPGPGEILVAMKAVGLCGSDVHPWYVATKAPAVLGHETAGVVVETGVGVTHLRPGDRVFVHHHAPCGVCRFCAAGESVMCPEWKPSRLHPGGLAEYVRVAAPSVSRDALLLPPHVSFTGGAFVEPVACALKAVDRAAVRRGDTALVVGLGSNGLLLGWLARLAGARLLLGSDPDPARRRFARELGFDAVVDPSAESLVEWVTSAAPGGADVVWIIPTAAAAVLPAMEAAAPAARVVFFSPVAPDTVWPIAPHTPYFKDLTLCFSYSSGPLETRRSLDLIASGDLPVESLVTHRLPLDRAAEAFALAEAAGEALKVVVEI, encoded by the coding sequence GTGATCCCTTCCAGGATGAAAGCGGCGCTCGCCCGCGCCCCGGGGCGGATCGAGATCGTCGAGATGGAGACGCCCCGGCCCGGTCCCGGCGAGATCCTCGTGGCGATGAAGGCCGTCGGCCTCTGCGGGAGCGACGTCCACCCGTGGTACGTGGCGACGAAGGCCCCGGCTGTCCTCGGGCACGAAACCGCGGGCGTCGTCGTCGAGACGGGCGTCGGCGTGACGCACCTGAGGCCGGGGGACCGGGTCTTCGTCCACCACCACGCCCCGTGCGGCGTCTGCCGTTTCTGCGCCGCGGGGGAGTCCGTCATGTGCCCGGAATGGAAGCCCTCCCGCCTCCACCCCGGAGGCCTCGCCGAGTACGTGAGGGTGGCGGCCCCGTCCGTCTCGCGCGATGCGCTCCTCCTTCCGCCGCACGTCTCCTTCACCGGCGGCGCGTTCGTCGAGCCCGTCGCGTGCGCGCTGAAGGCCGTGGACCGGGCCGCCGTCCGCCGGGGCGACACGGCTCTCGTGGTCGGCCTCGGATCGAACGGCCTCCTCCTCGGCTGGCTCGCGCGGCTCGCCGGGGCGCGCCTACTCCTCGGGAGCGACCCCGACCCCGCCCGGCGCCGCTTCGCCCGGGAGCTCGGGTTCGACGCCGTCGTCGACCCATCCGCCGAGAGCCTCGTCGAGTGGGTGACGTCCGCGGCCCCCGGCGGAGCGGACGTCGTCTGGATCATCCCGACGGCGGCCGCCGCGGTCCTCCCGGCGATGGAAGCGGCCGCGCCCGCGGCCCGCGTCGTCTTCTTCTCGCCGGTCGCGCCCGACACCGTCTGGCCGATCGCGCCGCACACGCCCTACTTCAAGGACCTGACGCTCTGCTTCAGCTATTCCTCCGGCCCCCTCGAGACGCGGCGTTCGCTCGACCTGATCGCCTCGGGCGACCTCCCCGTCGAGAGTCTCGTCACGCACCGTCTGCCGCTCGACCGCGCCGCCGAGGCCTTCGCCCTCGCCGAGGCCGCGGGCGAAGCGCTGAAGGTCGTCGTCGAGATCTGA
- a CDS encoding alcohol dehydrogenase catalytic domain-containing protein: MRALVCESPGHVVLRELPDPEPGPGEVVVRVEATLTCGTDLKLVKRGHPKVPFPTVLGHEFCGRVLRVGAGAPFSEGERVTSAVSAPCGACRECHNGHPNLCGTAFDHRVWGTWAELVKVPARIVRYGLLRVPDGLAPAAAALLDPLASVLRGLGRVPDAAGRTVLVLGAGPIALLFTSQLLKRGASRVFVAGRSPGRLAAHAALGVETISTRESLTARLWDLTEGQGADLVIETTGAPSIADEAPGLAARGGTVLLFAGLVREARLAVLAHRIHYDEVSLVGSFHYTADDARASLDLLARGEVPIDRLVTAESPLEQYPFVLERLSRGMEMKVAFLP, from the coding sequence ATGCGCGCGCTCGTCTGCGAGTCCCCCGGACACGTCGTGCTCCGGGAGCTCCCGGATCCCGAGCCCGGCCCGGGTGAGGTCGTCGTCCGGGTGGAGGCGACGCTCACCTGCGGCACCGACCTGAAGCTCGTGAAGAGAGGGCACCCGAAGGTCCCGTTCCCGACGGTCCTCGGGCACGAGTTCTGTGGGCGCGTACTGCGTGTCGGCGCGGGGGCCCCGTTCTCAGAGGGAGAGAGGGTGACGTCGGCGGTCAGCGCGCCTTGCGGCGCGTGTCGCGAGTGCCACAACGGACATCCGAACCTCTGCGGCACCGCGTTCGACCACCGGGTCTGGGGGACATGGGCCGAGCTCGTGAAGGTGCCCGCCCGGATCGTCCGCTACGGCCTCCTGCGCGTCCCCGACGGGCTCGCGCCGGCCGCCGCCGCGCTCCTGGACCCCCTTGCGTCGGTGCTTCGCGGGCTGGGCCGGGTCCCCGACGCCGCGGGCCGGACGGTTCTCGTCCTGGGAGCCGGCCCGATCGCCCTCCTCTTCACGTCCCAGCTCCTGAAGCGGGGCGCGTCGCGCGTCTTCGTGGCGGGGCGGAGCCCGGGGCGTCTGGCCGCCCACGCGGCGCTGGGGGTGGAGACGATCTCGACACGCGAGAGCCTCACGGCGCGGCTCTGGGACCTGACGGAAGGGCAGGGAGCGGACCTCGTCATCGAAACGACCGGAGCCCCGTCGATCGCGGACGAGGCGCCGGGTCTGGCGGCACGAGGGGGAACGGTCCTCCTCTTTGCCGGGCTCGTGCGGGAGGCCCGTCTCGCCGTCCTCGCACACCGCATCCACTACGACGAGGTCTCGCTCGTCGGCTCGTTCCACTACACCGCAGACGACGCGCGCGCATCGCTCGACCTCCTCGCCCGGGGCGAGGTCCCGATCGACCGCCTCGTGACGGCCGAGAGCCCGCTCGAGCAGTACCCGTTCGTGCTGGAACGGCTTTCCCGCGGGATGGAGATGAAGGTGGCGTTCCTCCCGTGA
- the xseB gene encoding exodeoxyribonuclease VII small subunit, which translates to MTAKAKLPKGLTFEKALERLEKIVAELEDPERGLEASLELFEEGVALSRFCRGKLEEIQKRVDVVLKETPEGLETEPLDAPGADDAAGEDEA; encoded by the coding sequence ATGACGGCGAAGGCGAAGCTCCCGAAAGGGCTCACGTTCGAGAAGGCGCTCGAGAGGCTGGAGAAGATCGTCGCGGAGCTGGAGGACCCCGAGAGGGGCCTCGAGGCGTCGCTGGAGCTCTTCGAGGAAGGCGTCGCGCTGTCGCGTTTCTGCCGCGGCAAGCTCGAGGAGATCCAGAAGCGGGTCGACGTCGTCCTGAAGGAGACGCCCGAGGGTCTCGAGACGGAGCCCCTCGACGCGCCCGGCGCAGACGACGCAGCGGGGGAGGACGAGGCGTGA
- a CDS encoding polyprenyl synthetase family protein, producing MSLGAFLAAARGEAEAALERILPPAGEGLADAMRYSTLAGGKRLRPALALAVHDVLGGSAAPRDEVAEAAAALELVHTYSLIHDDLPCMDDDALRRGKPTCHVVHGEAMALLAGDALQSLGFEVLASRPRGEALAARRAEAVLLLARAIGSGGMAGGQALDLAASGHGREDLRTAGRLKEIHEKKTGRLLSASCELGAVLAGATGERREAAARFGDSLGVLFQIADDLLDVTATAAVLGKSVGKDVAQEKLTYVSVFGVDGAVVERERTLAQTLSLARVLEGAPGLLAAVAEYAGHRDR from the coding sequence GTGAGCCTCGGGGCGTTCCTCGCCGCGGCGAGAGGAGAGGCCGAAGCTGCCCTCGAACGGATCCTCCCCCCGGCCGGCGAGGGTCTCGCCGACGCGATGCGCTACAGCACGCTCGCGGGAGGAAAGCGCCTGCGTCCCGCCCTCGCGCTCGCCGTTCACGACGTCCTCGGAGGGAGCGCCGCGCCACGCGACGAGGTCGCGGAGGCCGCGGCGGCGCTCGAGCTGGTCCACACCTACTCGCTGATCCACGACGACCTCCCCTGCATGGACGACGACGCCCTGCGCCGGGGCAAGCCGACCTGCCACGTCGTGCACGGCGAGGCGATGGCCCTCCTGGCGGGCGACGCCCTCCAGTCGCTCGGCTTCGAGGTCCTCGCCTCCCGGCCGCGCGGCGAGGCCCTGGCGGCCCGCCGCGCGGAGGCGGTCCTCCTCCTGGCGCGGGCGATCGGCTCCGGAGGGATGGCGGGCGGGCAGGCGCTCGACCTGGCCGCGTCCGGGCACGGACGGGAGGACCTTCGGACGGCGGGGCGTCTGAAGGAGATCCACGAGAAGAAGACGGGGCGCCTCCTGTCGGCCTCGTGCGAGCTCGGGGCCGTCCTGGCGGGGGCGACCGGAGAGCGGCGGGAGGCCGCCGCGCGGTTCGGCGACTCCCTGGGCGTCCTCTTCCAGATCGCCGACGACCTCCTCGACGTCACCGCGACGGCCGCGGTTCTCGGCAAGAGCGTCGGCAAGGACGTCGCGCAGGAGAAGCTCACCTACGTCTCCGTCTTCGGTGTCGACGGCGCGGTCGTCGAGCGGGAGAGGACCCTGGCCCAGACACTCTCCCTGGCCCGGGTGCTGGAGGGTGCCCCGGGGCTCCTGGCGGCGGTGGCCGAGTACGCCGGACACCGGGACCGTTGA